One stretch of Streptomyces sp. NBC_01363 DNA includes these proteins:
- a CDS encoding N-acetylmuramoyl-L-alanine amidase, which produces MPYDESVPPTRRRRSLLAAAAFVAVCLTAAGCGAGDVVGGAQAEPRQGGSGTSAPPPSKTAPAPEKTSASPTPSAKPKPSGPTPRTGGGATGPLSGKTVVIDPGHNPNNHLHTREINRQVDIGTTHKECDTTGTSTNSGYAEAQFTLDVSHRLRTLLQKQGAKVVLTYDNDRAYGPCVDERARIGNEARADAVVSVHADGSAAGNRGFHVILPGPVRGGAADTSKIVEPSRDLGTRIAGLFVRATGSAPSNYVGGNTGLDVRKDLGGLNLSTVPKVFIECGNMRDPKDAALLTSAGWRQKAAQGIADGISSYLNG; this is translated from the coding sequence GTGCCGTACGACGAGAGTGTTCCCCCCACCCGGCGCCGCCGGTCCCTGCTCGCCGCCGCCGCGTTCGTCGCCGTGTGCCTGACCGCCGCGGGCTGCGGCGCGGGCGACGTCGTCGGCGGGGCGCAGGCCGAGCCCCGGCAGGGCGGCAGCGGTACCTCTGCCCCGCCACCGTCGAAGACCGCTCCGGCGCCGGAGAAGACGTCAGCCTCCCCCACCCCGTCCGCGAAGCCGAAGCCCTCGGGGCCCACGCCGCGCACGGGCGGCGGGGCCACCGGGCCGCTGTCCGGGAAGACCGTCGTCATCGACCCCGGGCACAACCCGAACAACCACCTGCACACCCGCGAGATCAACCGCCAGGTGGACATCGGCACCACGCACAAGGAGTGCGACACCACCGGAACGTCGACCAACTCCGGTTACGCGGAAGCACAGTTCACCCTCGATGTGTCGCACCGGCTGCGCACCCTCCTCCAGAAGCAGGGCGCGAAGGTCGTGCTGACGTACGACAACGACCGCGCGTACGGGCCGTGTGTCGACGAACGGGCCCGGATCGGCAACGAGGCGCGGGCCGATGCCGTGGTGTCGGTGCACGCGGACGGCTCAGCGGCCGGCAACCGCGGTTTCCATGTGATCCTCCCCGGGCCGGTGCGGGGCGGGGCTGCGGACACCTCGAAGATCGTCGAACCGTCGCGCGACCTCGGCACCCGGATCGCGGGGCTATTCGTCCGCGCTACCGGAAGTGCGCCTTCCAATTACGTCGGTGGCAATACCGGATTGGACGTTCGCAAGGACCTGGGCGGACTTAATTTGTCGACCGTGCCCAAAGTGTTCATCGAATGCGGCAATATGCGTGATCCGAAGGATGCCGCCCTGCTCACCAGCGCGGGCTGGCGTCAGAAGGCGGCACAGGGGATTGCCGACGGCATCAGCAGCTACCTCAACGGGTAG
- a CDS encoding class I SAM-dependent methyltransferase, translating into MPVVEGLALYAAATEAAALGLPLLEVGTYCGRSTILLADVARAAGVTALTVDHHRGSEEQQPGWEYHDPTVVDPEVGRMDTLPTFRRTLHAAGLEDHVVALVGRSPQVAAVWGGKLGFVFIDGGHTDEHANGDYEGWAPHVAEGGLLVIHDVFPDPAHGGQAPYRVYLRALASGAFTEVSVTDSLRVLRRTGTGI; encoded by the coding sequence ATGCCGGTGGTCGAGGGACTCGCGCTGTACGCGGCCGCCACCGAGGCCGCCGCGCTGGGGCTGCCGCTCCTGGAGGTCGGCACGTACTGCGGGCGCTCCACCATCCTGCTCGCCGATGTCGCGCGGGCGGCCGGTGTGACGGCCCTCACCGTCGACCACCACCGCGGCAGCGAGGAGCAGCAGCCCGGCTGGGAGTACCACGACCCGACCGTGGTGGACCCGGAGGTCGGCCGGATGGACACGCTGCCGACCTTCCGCAGGACCCTGCACGCGGCAGGCCTGGAGGACCACGTCGTGGCGCTGGTCGGACGGTCCCCGCAGGTCGCGGCGGTCTGGGGCGGGAAGCTGGGCTTCGTCTTCATCGACGGCGGCCACACCGACGAGCACGCCAACGGCGACTACGAGGGCTGGGCCCCGCATGTCGCCGAGGGCGGGCTGCTGGTGATCCACGATGTGTTCCCGGACCCCGCGCACGGCGGCCAGGCGCCGTACCGCGTCTATCTGCGGGCACTGGCCTCCGGTGCGTTCACCGAGGTGTCCGTGACGGATTCGCTGCGGGTACTGCGGCGTACCGGAACCGGCATCTGA